One region of Bacillus zhangzhouensis genomic DNA includes:
- a CDS encoding DedA family protein encodes MISLADAFKNLSYFGIFLALCIEFVPAEVVLPLAGYWVSEGDMAFIGVVAAGSIGGVAGPLTLYWLGRYGGRPFLNKYGKYFFIKPESLDKSDAFFEKHGGFVAFSGRFIPGVRTLISIPCGIAKMNVWVFCLYTFLAITPITFVYVYLGFMLGENWKEVGTMLDPYLLPIGIGVVLLFVLYLFLKRKRKTQTPTA; translated from the coding sequence ATGATTTCTTTAGCTGATGCCTTTAAGAACTTGTCATACTTTGGCATCTTCCTCGCATTGTGCATTGAATTTGTACCTGCTGAAGTGGTTTTGCCTCTTGCGGGTTACTGGGTCTCAGAAGGGGACATGGCCTTTATCGGTGTTGTAGCGGCCGGCTCCATTGGCGGCGTGGCTGGCCCTTTGACCTTGTACTGGTTAGGACGTTACGGCGGCAGACCTTTTTTAAATAAATATGGAAAGTACTTTTTTATAAAACCTGAGTCGCTTGATAAATCGGATGCTTTCTTTGAAAAGCATGGCGGATTCGTCGCATTCAGCGGCCGGTTTATACCAGGAGTCAGAACGCTTATTTCCATCCCGTGCGGTATTGCCAAGATGAATGTGTGGGTTTTTTGTCTGTATACGTTTTTGGCAATTACACCAATTACCTTTGTGTATGTGTATCTTGGGTTTATGCTCGGAGAGAACTGGAAAGAGGTTGGCACCATGTTAGATCCATATCTTTTACCAATTGGGATCGGTGTTGTGTTATTGTTTGTTCTCTACTTATTTCTAAAACGAAAAAGAAAAACTCAAACGCCAACTGCCTAA
- a CDS encoding TerC family protein produces MDAAIILEYGWVLLVLIGLEGILAADNALVMAVMVKHLPEKQRKKALFYGLAGAFVMRFGSLFLISFLVDVWQVQAIGAIYLLYISIHHILKSHVFKKKETETNVKQSGFWATVVKVELADIAFAVDSILAAVALAVTLPKTSLPQIGGLDGGQFIVILLGGIIGLVIMRFAATVFVKLLKTRPSLETAAFVIVGWVGVKLTLYTLSHPAIGVISSHFIHSALWKVIFWTVLLAIAAFGWFLSNPSRKGGQENEEKQEARLEE; encoded by the coding sequence ATGGATGCAGCCATTATTTTAGAGTACGGGTGGGTTCTGCTTGTACTGATTGGATTAGAAGGGATTTTAGCAGCTGATAACGCGCTGGTCATGGCCGTGATGGTCAAACACCTTCCTGAAAAACAAAGAAAAAAGGCACTGTTTTACGGACTTGCAGGTGCGTTTGTCATGCGATTTGGTTCTCTGTTTCTTATTTCGTTTTTAGTAGATGTATGGCAAGTTCAAGCCATTGGCGCAATTTATCTTCTTTATATTTCCATCCACCATATTTTAAAATCGCACGTATTTAAGAAAAAGGAAACTGAAACAAATGTGAAACAAAGCGGCTTCTGGGCAACTGTCGTGAAAGTAGAGCTTGCCGACATTGCTTTTGCCGTAGATTCCATTTTAGCAGCCGTCGCTTTAGCTGTGACACTGCCGAAAACAAGTCTTCCGCAAATCGGTGGACTCGATGGCGGTCAATTTATTGTTATTCTTTTAGGCGGTATTATTGGTCTTGTTATTATGCGATTTGCGGCAACGGTCTTTGTGAAACTGCTCAAAACAAGACCTAGCCTAGAAACAGCAGCATTTGTCATTGTTGGATGGGTTGGCGTGAAGCTCACGCTTTATACACTGTCACATCCAGCTATTGGGGTCATATCGTCTCATTTTATCCATTCAGCATTATGGAAAGTGATTTTCTGGACAGTGCTTCTCGCAATTGCAGCATTTGGCTGGTTTTTATCAAATCCATCAAGAAAAGGCGGACAGGAAAACGAGGAGAAACAAGAGGCACGCCTAGAAGAGTAG
- the sigI gene encoding RNA polymerase sigma factor SigI has translation MKPLLSLLFKKGKKKQTLEQSAISVQQGDIELQNALIEQYKPFVAKTVSSVCKRYIDEKDDEFSIGLIAFNEAIEKYSAEKGNSLLAFAELIIKRKVIDYIRKEARNAPTVQMDLQESENGEYSQSMIEAELSANEYRRLIEQEHRREEIEHFKERLKVYGLTFQELLEHSPKHADARQNAIKVAHTLVEHDELRTILFQKKQLPVKQLEKLVVVSRKTIERNRKYIIAMAIIMTGDYVYLKDYLKGVLNS, from the coding sequence GTGAAACCATTGCTTAGCCTTTTGTTTAAAAAAGGAAAGAAAAAGCAAACATTAGAGCAGTCGGCTATCAGTGTTCAACAAGGTGATATCGAACTGCAAAATGCATTAATAGAGCAATACAAACCATTTGTCGCTAAGACGGTTTCATCCGTTTGTAAACGATATATAGATGAAAAAGATGATGAATTCAGCATAGGCTTAATTGCCTTTAATGAAGCGATAGAAAAATACTCTGCCGAAAAAGGAAACTCACTGCTTGCTTTTGCAGAATTAATTATTAAAAGAAAAGTGATTGACTATATTCGAAAAGAAGCGAGAAATGCGCCAACGGTTCAAATGGACCTGCAAGAAAGTGAGAATGGCGAATACTCTCAAAGCATGATTGAAGCAGAGCTCTCTGCAAATGAATATAGGCGTTTAATTGAACAAGAACATAGAAGAGAAGAGATTGAACATTTTAAAGAACGATTGAAAGTATACGGTCTCACGTTTCAAGAGCTGCTTGAGCATTCACCAAAGCATGCAGATGCCAGGCAGAATGCCATTAAAGTAGCCCATACTCTCGTTGAACACGATGAGCTGAGAACCATTTTATTTCAGAAAAAACAATTGCCGGTCAAACAGCTGGAAAAGCTAGTAGTAGTCAGCCGCAAAACGATTGAGAGAAATAGAAAATATATCATTGCGATGGCGATCATTATGACAGGTGATTATGTGTATTTGAAAGATTACCTTAAAGGGGTGCTTAATTCATGA
- a CDS encoding anti-sigma factor domain-containing protein, producing the protein MRRGIIVEKNKKYVTLLTPDGQFLRTKYEQQNYEIGQEVTFPNESRLERKRAGFFDLLRLRPLNAGILSIAAIIVVIFTMMPSFSSQKAYAYMTIDINPSFELKLDHNYQVIDVTPLNKDAKQVLAGMKDLEKNDMTKVVRDIIDDCDKKGYVNDSKSIYISTVYENKQDNTYKTNVKSKINTISGEYQKRHYKLETVESDLETREKAQKEGISTGTYIRNQEMQDKEQEDIKKDEDAAENDAVKEEDPEKHDEEQADKDKQEDVKTDDSEEMQPDQEIPEAEDKEQQEAEREEQGSVQKPQKPDDDESKDNKIKEEKGPIFDKEQKKNHSTDPDERRYWNGTSRGDAEKHAKKNGRDQNDPAAERKREHAKQKGKGAPSPYRGNRHEHTYEQ; encoded by the coding sequence ATGAGAAGAGGCATTATAGTAGAGAAAAACAAAAAATATGTCACGCTGCTGACCCCTGATGGACAATTTCTGCGGACAAAATATGAACAGCAAAACTATGAAATCGGCCAAGAAGTGACATTTCCGAATGAATCACGTCTCGAAAGAAAAAGAGCCGGTTTTTTTGACCTGCTTCGTTTACGTCCGTTAAATGCAGGAATCCTATCAATAGCAGCGATTATTGTCGTGATTTTTACTATGATGCCATCTTTCTCAAGTCAAAAAGCATATGCGTATATGACAATTGACATTAACCCAAGCTTTGAGCTGAAGCTTGATCACAATTATCAAGTGATCGATGTCACACCGCTGAATAAAGATGCAAAGCAAGTATTGGCGGGTATGAAGGATTTGGAAAAAAACGACATGACCAAAGTTGTGCGGGATATTATAGATGACTGTGACAAAAAAGGATATGTGAACGACTCTAAAAGTATTTATATTTCAACTGTTTATGAAAACAAGCAGGACAATACATATAAAACAAACGTAAAAAGCAAAATTAACACCATTTCTGGTGAATATCAAAAACGCCATTATAAGTTGGAAACTGTGGAAAGTGATCTGGAAACAAGAGAAAAAGCTCAGAAGGAAGGCATTTCAACAGGAACATATATTAGAAATCAAGAAATGCAAGACAAAGAACAAGAAGACATCAAAAAGGATGAAGACGCAGCAGAGAACGATGCTGTGAAGGAAGAAGATCCTGAAAAACATGATGAAGAACAAGCAGATAAAGACAAACAAGAAGACGTAAAGACAGACGATAGCGAAGAGATGCAGCCAGATCAAGAGATTCCTGAAGCTGAGGACAAAGAGCAGCAGGAGGCAGAGAGGGAAGAGCAAGGATCTGTTCAAAAGCCTCAAAAACCTGATGATGATGAAAGCAAAGACAACAAGATAAAGGAAGAAAAGGGTCCTATTTTCGATAAAGAGCAAAAAAAAAATCACTCAACTGATCCTGATGAAAGAAGATACTGGAATGGCACATCACGTGGTGATGCGGAAAAACACGCAAAAAAAAACGGCAGGGATCAGAACGATCCAGCCGCTGAACGAAAAAGAGAACATGCCAAGCAAAAAGGGAAAGGTGCACCATCTCCTTATCGCGGGAACCGGCATGAGCACACATATGAACAATAA
- a CDS encoding alpha/beta-type small acid-soluble spore protein → MANRNQLLVPGVEQALDQFKYEIAQEFGVTLGSDTVSRANGSVGGEITKRLVQQAQSQMGSQSK, encoded by the coding sequence ATGGCAAATCGAAATCAACTCCTTGTTCCAGGAGTAGAACAAGCTTTAGATCAATTTAAATACGAGATCGCTCAAGAATTTGGCGTCACTCTCGGTTCAGATACAGTCTCACGTGCGAACGGTTCTGTTGGCGGTGAAATCACAAAAAGACTCGTTCAACAGGCTCAATCACAAATGGGCAGTCAATCTAAATAA
- a CDS encoding DUF1836 domain-containing protein: MVTFKLTRIDMTRLLYSLKGEGDLTPLQLLKRSVKNGKDYDELKIPAFFEKLERRKQKSEHGLSTNEIVELGNLCELTSLKSTAIQNWIKRDIKDMIGHPELGKKYSIDQVVILLIVRDLKSVFDFDTIRMILSALFNTITDRTDDLISPIRFYEAYAHVLDFIYHHTQFPLKETNLREITEEQTDKLHEKFTELTKSQWNLIKGIISSTVFSVFTSHLQSTAQEMMYNTLQLNKG, from the coding sequence ATGGTTACTTTTAAATTAACGAGAATTGACATGACAAGACTTCTGTATTCTCTAAAAGGAGAGGGAGATCTGACTCCGCTTCAGCTTTTGAAACGATCTGTAAAAAATGGCAAGGATTATGATGAATTAAAGATTCCGGCTTTTTTTGAGAAGCTTGAACGGCGGAAGCAAAAATCAGAGCATGGTCTTTCTACAAATGAAATTGTTGAACTTGGCAACTTGTGTGAGCTGACTTCTCTTAAATCGACGGCGATTCAAAATTGGATCAAACGTGATATTAAAGATATGATCGGCCATCCAGAGCTTGGTAAGAAGTACTCTATTGATCAAGTCGTTATTTTATTAATTGTCAGGGATTTAAAATCAGTTTTTGACTTCGATACCATTCGTATGATCTTATCTGCCTTGTTTAACACCATCACAGATCGAACAGATGATCTTATTAGTCCAATCCGTTTTTATGAAGCATATGCGCACGTCCTTGATTTTATTTATCATCATACACAATTTCCATTAAAGGAAACAAATTTACGAGAAATAACTGAGGAGCAGACAGACAAGCTCCATGAAAAGTTTACAGAATTGACGAAGAGCCAATGGAATTTGATTAAAGGTATTATCAGTTCTACCGTTTTCTCTGTATTTACTTCTCATTTGCAAAGTACAGCTCAAGAAATGATGTATAATACGCTGCAGCTGAATAAAGGATAA
- the htpX gene encoding protease HtpX — protein MGKRIFLFILTNILVITTIGIVLSVISAATGVGSYIGADGGINIVALLVFSAVVGFVGSFMSLAMSRWMAKMMMGVRVLNPEKDSLTYDEQQLVDRVHRLSRAAGLSKMPEVGIYQSSEVNAFATGPSKRRSLVAVSTGLLHEMDDAAVEGVIAHEVAHVANGDMVTMTLLQGIVNTFVVFLSRIAAWIASRFVSREELVPIVHFIAVIVFQIIFSILGSLVVFAYSRHREFHADRGGADLAGKDKMIHALRSLEAYTSRIKDDDQTSVATLKISGKRKASLFSTHPDLNERIRRLEAK, from the coding sequence ATGGGTAAGAGAATATTTCTGTTTATATTAACGAACATTCTTGTTATCACTACGATTGGTATTGTACTGTCGGTTATAAGTGCAGCAACTGGTGTTGGATCTTATATAGGAGCAGACGGTGGAATTAATATTGTTGCACTGTTAGTATTCAGTGCAGTTGTTGGTTTTGTTGGCTCGTTTATGTCACTCGCAATGTCTCGCTGGATGGCAAAAATGATGATGGGTGTACGTGTGTTAAATCCAGAAAAGGATTCATTAACATATGACGAGCAGCAGCTTGTTGACCGCGTGCACAGACTTTCAAGAGCAGCAGGCCTCTCTAAAATGCCTGAAGTTGGTATTTATCAATCATCTGAAGTAAATGCTTTTGCAACAGGTCCTTCAAAGAGAAGATCACTTGTTGCGGTATCAACTGGACTGCTTCATGAAATGGATGATGCAGCAGTTGAAGGTGTAATCGCCCACGAAGTCGCTCACGTTGCGAATGGTGACATGGTCACGATGACACTGCTTCAAGGGATCGTCAACACGTTCGTTGTGTTCCTTTCAAGAATTGCGGCATGGATCGCAAGCCGTTTTGTTTCACGTGAAGAGCTTGTGCCGATTGTTCACTTTATCGCTGTGATTGTTTTCCAAATCATTTTCTCTATTCTAGGAAGCCTTGTCGTGTTTGCATATTCTAGACACCGTGAATTCCATGCAGACCGCGGCGGAGCCGACCTTGCAGGTAAAGACAAAATGATTCATGCACTTCGTTCACTTGAGGCGTACACGTCAAGAATCAAAGATGATGATCAAACATCAGTCGCTACGCTGAAAATCAGCGGTAAACGAAAAGCGTCTCTTTTCTCAACACACCCTGATTTAAACGAAAGAATCAGAAGACTAGAAGCAAAATAA
- a CDS encoding TrkH family potassium uptake protein, with translation MNPIKKLIDRLSAFQLIALYYFLAVTVSFILLSLPVAHQEGVKWTFIDALFTAVSAVSVTGLTVVDTSQTFSVTGMWILAFVLQIGGIGIMTLGTFVWLVMRKRIGIKERKLIMADQNQSTLSGIVKLMKQVLYLILLIEFVGGLILSMYFLKYYDVQEAFLHGFFSSISATTNGGFDITGNSLIPYKDDYFVQFITMLLIIFGAIGFPVLVEVKDYLFNPNRKHASFSLFTKITTITFGALVVVGAIGIYALEAGFSFVGKSWHEILFYSLFQSTATRSGGLTTLDITQLTEPTLLFLCMLMFIGASPSSVGGGIRTTTFALNLLALFHFARGNKSIKIFKRELHQADINKSLIVTMMAFLLVFGATFLLSLTEHNTLLENLFEVCSAFGTTGLSLGITSDLTVFGKCIIMVVMFIGRIGIPSFLYLIGRRESEANYHYPKERVIIG, from the coding sequence ATGAATCCGATAAAAAAGCTGATTGACCGGCTGTCAGCGTTTCAGTTGATTGCCCTTTATTATTTTCTTGCTGTGACCGTGTCGTTTATTCTTCTCAGCCTGCCAGTGGCTCATCAAGAGGGAGTGAAATGGACATTCATTGATGCCTTATTCACAGCGGTGAGTGCTGTAAGTGTCACAGGACTGACTGTTGTCGACACCTCACAAACATTTAGTGTGACAGGGATGTGGATCCTTGCGTTTGTTTTGCAAATCGGAGGCATTGGCATTATGACGCTCGGTACCTTCGTATGGCTGGTCATGCGAAAAAGAATTGGCATTAAAGAAAGAAAGCTGATCATGGCAGATCAAAACCAGAGCACTTTATCTGGAATTGTGAAACTAATGAAGCAGGTTTTATATTTAATCTTGCTGATTGAGTTTGTCGGCGGTCTGATTTTAAGCATGTATTTTCTCAAATATTATGATGTGCAAGAGGCTTTCTTACATGGCTTCTTCTCGAGTATTAGTGCGACGACCAATGGGGGCTTCGATATTACAGGGAACTCGCTTATCCCTTACAAAGATGATTATTTCGTCCAATTTATTACAATGCTACTGATCATCTTTGGAGCGATTGGTTTTCCTGTGCTCGTGGAAGTAAAGGATTATTTGTTCAATCCGAACCGAAAGCACGCATCGTTTTCATTGTTTACAAAAATTACAACGATCACGTTCGGCGCCCTTGTCGTTGTTGGAGCAATTGGAATATATGCACTTGAAGCCGGGTTTAGCTTCGTAGGAAAAAGCTGGCATGAAATCTTGTTTTATTCTTTGTTCCAATCGACTGCAACAAGAAGCGGGGGACTGACAACGTTAGATATAACGCAGCTAACGGAACCGACGCTTTTATTTTTATGTATGCTCATGTTTATCGGGGCTTCCCCAAGCTCTGTGGGGGGCGGAATTCGGACAACTACGTTTGCCCTTAATTTATTGGCATTGTTTCATTTTGCTAGGGGAAATAAGTCCATTAAAATCTTCAAAAGAGAGCTTCATCAAGCGGATATTAATAAATCACTTATAGTGACAATGATGGCCTTTCTTTTGGTGTTTGGCGCTACGTTCTTGTTATCCTTGACAGAGCATAATACACTTCTTGAAAATTTATTTGAAGTTTGCTCTGCATTCGGAACAACAGGGCTGTCGCTTGGAATCACCTCTGACCTCACTGTGTTCGGTAAATGTATCATCATGGTCGTTATGTTTATTGGACGGATCGGCATCCCAAGCTTCTTATATTTAATTGGCCGAAGAGAAAGCGAAGCGAATTATCATTATCCGAAAGAGCGTGTCATCATCGGCTAA
- a CDS encoding DUF421 domain-containing protein, with the protein MLDVLWKAIVMLLVGTLLLRIAGPKSISQLTVQQTVIMISIGSIIIQPFIEHNLLETISAAAIFIVALVIMEKLSIQSDFFEKLLSGKSVVILQDGKMLDHKLKKTRLTRDEFKMRLKQQGITDISCLKRATLEANGQIGYELKPEEKPVTVKQMKELFDQLREELNLLKKD; encoded by the coding sequence GTGCTGGATGTGTTATGGAAAGCGATTGTTATGCTGTTAGTCGGTACATTGCTGCTGAGAATAGCAGGGCCTAAATCCATTAGTCAATTAACTGTACAACAAACAGTGATCATGATTTCAATCGGATCAATTATTATCCAACCCTTTATTGAACATAATTTACTTGAAACCATTTCTGCAGCCGCTATCTTTATTGTGGCACTTGTCATTATGGAAAAGCTGTCGATACAATCAGATTTCTTTGAAAAATTGCTTTCAGGGAAATCGGTCGTGATTTTACAGGATGGCAAAATGCTTGATCATAAGCTGAAGAAAACAAGGCTCACAAGGGACGAATTTAAAATGCGTTTAAAGCAGCAAGGCATCACTGATATCAGCTGTCTCAAAAGAGCCACGTTAGAAGCCAATGGACAAATTGGCTATGAGTTAAAACCGGAGGAAAAGCCAGTGACGGTCAAGCAAATGAAGGAACTTTTTGACCAATTAAGAGAAGAACTAAACCTGTTAAAAAAGGATTGA
- a CDS encoding acyltransferase family protein, whose protein sequence is MTSSRDSYFDNAKFLLIFLVVFGHLLRSFIHDNDWMLYLYKFIYTFHMPAFILVSGFFAKGFRKPGFMKKVAVKLLIPYLIFQVIYSIYYYLLQDQSMANLNPIDPQWSLWFLISLFFWNLLLIPFSKLPFHWAMIVSLSIALLVGYVDSISNTLSLSRTFVFLPMFLAGFYLKKQHFEFIRTSKGKLAALFVLIAVFLFCYFYEFDYSFLFGSKSYASLGDEGMIAAIKRMAWYLLAFGATFSFFALVPTRRFFFTKWGTRTLYVYLLHGFVIKLLRTTWFDDWALNTASVLILLLLTILLTFTLSSTFVKTVAQPVIELKMNNLMRTITGRQGSYIK, encoded by the coding sequence ATGACATCTTCACGAGATAGTTATTTTGATAATGCGAAATTTCTTCTGATTTTCCTTGTGGTTTTTGGTCATTTGTTACGATCATTCATTCATGATAATGATTGGATGCTCTATTTATACAAGTTTATTTATACCTTTCACATGCCCGCCTTTATTTTAGTTTCTGGCTTTTTTGCAAAAGGGTTTAGAAAACCGGGCTTTATGAAAAAAGTCGCCGTTAAGCTGCTCATCCCATATTTAATCTTTCAGGTGATCTATTCGATTTACTATTATCTCTTACAGGATCAAAGCATGGCCAATTTAAATCCCATTGATCCGCAATGGTCCTTATGGTTTCTAATTAGTTTATTCTTTTGGAACTTGCTGCTTATCCCTTTTTCAAAACTGCCGTTCCACTGGGCGATGATCGTCAGTTTATCGATTGCATTACTTGTCGGTTACGTCGACAGCATCAGCAATACACTCAGCTTATCACGTACGTTTGTCTTTTTGCCTATGTTTTTAGCTGGATTTTATTTAAAAAAGCAGCATTTTGAATTCATCCGTACAAGCAAAGGAAAACTCGCAGCACTTTTTGTATTAATAGCTGTCTTCCTGTTTTGCTACTTCTATGAATTTGATTATTCCTTCTTATTTGGTTCAAAGTCCTATGCTTCTCTAGGAGATGAAGGAATGATTGCGGCGATAAAACGAATGGCATGGTATTTGCTTGCATTTGGCGCTACATTCAGCTTCTTTGCATTAGTTCCCACACGCCGTTTCTTCTTTACAAAATGGGGAACAAGAACGTTATATGTTTATTTATTACATGGCTTTGTGATCAAGCTGCTAAGAACCACTTGGTTTGATGACTGGGCGCTAAATACAGCAAGTGTACTTATTTTGTTGCTGCTCACCATTCTGTTAACCTTTACCCTGTCCAGCACTTTTGTCAAAACCGTTGCACAGCCAGTGATTGAACTCAAAATGAACAATCTCATGCGAACGATCACCGGCAGGCAAGGGAGTTATATCAAATAA
- a CDS encoding PAS domain S-box protein, whose amino-acid sequence MTETLDGNRLIPDIRKLEKENEYLRTELMQQKMLLNKTLDAIFIFDQHLNIIQANEATCRLVQTPKEDLLNKSVLDFLYGIPKDKIECSLDLFFRKGMLKREISIQLENGETKYIEFVAEHDTMNQQFIVVMRDISSKKILERERSMNEQLFKDLFDRAIDGMVIFDQDGCMIDANHSFCQSFELQKTDLTDRYLHEFVEEENLPALQHLLTSLKETGKAKGELPVTLQSGRHKLFELTITSNVMSGFYMSIMRDITEKRLMEEKLLKSEERFREIVENAMDAIIIWTDDGEIVKANESACRIFELPMHSLIGKKLTDFLVKSDKRYRPTRRRYIRNHEIREELLFKMANGQFKELEFTSKHAVLEGQHLTILRNVSDRKRMEQELRESELKFRKVFNGSMDGIVLFDNQYRIIEVNPSASELLQLKDDHLTEMNLFHILAPYQIENLAQPAEAMSLDEMDNEVPFILNHPDQRILEFSFKRNIIHNMNLAIFRDVTERKELEERVRKSDTLHVVGELAAGIAHEIRNPMTALKGFIQLLKGNIEGEYSLYFNVITSELKRIESIITEFLILAKPQAIVYEEKNVVQIVKDTMDLLHAQANLGNVQMHLNVLDEIPLIYCEQNQLKQVFINILKNAIEVMPRKGNVYVSIQRKGEKHIVISLRDEGCGMAEDKLKRLGEPFYTTKERGTGLGLMVSYKIIEEHQGTIEVESEEGVGTVFHLTLPLSQQKQEGEQ is encoded by the coding sequence ATGACTGAAACGCTCGATGGCAATAGGTTAATCCCAGATATCAGAAAATTAGAAAAAGAGAACGAATACTTGCGAACTGAGTTGATGCAGCAAAAAATGCTGTTAAATAAGACGCTAGATGCCATTTTTATATTTGATCAGCACCTCAACATTATCCAAGCCAATGAAGCAACATGCAGGCTTGTACAGACACCGAAAGAAGACCTCCTCAATAAATCCGTTCTGGATTTCCTATACGGCATCCCGAAAGATAAAATTGAATGCTCACTCGATTTATTTTTTCGAAAAGGTATGTTAAAAAGAGAAATATCCATTCAGCTTGAAAATGGCGAAACAAAATACATTGAATTTGTCGCAGAGCATGACACCATGAATCAGCAGTTTATTGTGGTCATGCGGGATATTTCCTCAAAGAAAATATTAGAACGAGAACGCTCCATGAATGAGCAGCTGTTCAAAGATTTGTTTGACCGAGCCATTGACGGGATGGTCATCTTTGATCAGGATGGCTGCATGATCGATGCTAATCATTCTTTTTGCCAGAGCTTTGAGCTGCAAAAGACGGATTTAACCGATCGCTATTTACATGAATTTGTCGAAGAAGAAAATCTTCCAGCTTTGCAGCACCTTTTAACGTCACTTAAAGAAACAGGGAAAGCAAAAGGAGAGCTTCCTGTTACTCTTCAATCTGGCCGGCACAAATTATTTGAACTCACCATTACATCAAATGTTATGAGTGGTTTTTATATGTCCATTATGCGTGATATTACAGAAAAAAGGCTGATGGAAGAGAAACTGTTAAAAAGTGAAGAACGCTTTAGAGAAATTGTCGAAAATGCAATGGATGCCATTATTATTTGGACAGACGATGGAGAAATTGTGAAAGCCAATGAATCAGCCTGCCGCATTTTTGAATTACCTATGCACTCGCTGATTGGCAAAAAGCTTACCGACTTTCTCGTCAAATCTGATAAGAGATATAGACCAACAAGAAGACGCTATATCCGGAATCATGAAATAAGGGAAGAGCTGTTGTTCAAAATGGCAAATGGACAGTTTAAAGAGCTTGAGTTTACATCAAAGCATGCGGTATTAGAAGGTCAGCACTTAACCATTTTACGTAATGTAAGTGATCGAAAAAGAATGGAGCAGGAGCTGCGTGAAAGTGAGCTCAAATTCCGTAAAGTATTTAATGGGTCAATGGACGGCATTGTTCTTTTTGATAATCAATATCGAATCATTGAAGTCAATCCATCTGCCAGCGAGCTGCTTCAATTGAAGGACGATCATTTAACAGAAATGAATCTTTTCCATATCCTTGCCCCTTATCAAATTGAAAATTTGGCTCAGCCTGCCGAGGCGATGTCATTAGATGAAATGGATAATGAGGTTCCGTTTATACTGAACCATCCAGATCAGCGTATACTGGAATTCTCTTTTAAACGCAACATTATTCATAATATGAATTTGGCGATCTTTAGAGATGTGACAGAGCGGAAGGAATTAGAAGAGCGGGTGAGAAAATCAGATACCCTTCATGTGGTCGGAGAGCTTGCCGCTGGAATTGCTCATGAAATTAGAAACCCGATGACAGCATTAAAAGGCTTCATTCAGCTGTTAAAAGGAAATATAGAAGGGGAGTATTCGCTCTATTTCAATGTCATTACCTCAGAGCTGAAAAGAATTGAATCCATCATCACCGAATTTTTGATTTTAGCGAAACCGCAAGCCATTGTATATGAAGAAAAAAATGTGGTGCAAATCGTGAAAGATACGATGGATCTTCTGCATGCACAGGCGAATCTTGGCAATGTCCAAATGCATCTCAATGTGCTTGACGAGATTCCATTGATTTATTGTGAACAAAACCAATTAAAGCAAGTCTTTATTAACATTTTAAAAAATGCAATTGAAGTTATGCCGCGTAAAGGAAATGTCTATGTGAGCATACAGCGGAAGGGAGAAAAGCATATTGTCATTTCACTGCGTGATGAAGGCTGCGGAATGGCAGAGGATAAGCTAAAGCGTCTAGGTGAGCCTTTTTATACAACGAAAGAAAGAGGAACTGGACTTGGTTTAATGGTTAGTTATAAAATCATTGAAGAGCATCAAGGAACCATTGAGGTAGAAAGTGAGGAAGGCGTAGGAACCGTCTTCCATCTCACGCTGCCACTAAGTCAGCAGAAACAAGAAGGAGAGCAGTAA